From one Thalassobaculum sp. OXR-137 genomic stretch:
- a CDS encoding HpcH/HpaI aldolase family protein: MIELKNHALDKLRAGELSLGVGLRQARTVDIGKAMKTAGFDWLFIDMEHNSMDVDTAVQICVTSQDAGITPIVRVPGFQHFHATRVLDGGAQGIVVPHVDDAETAAQMVSNMRYPPLGHRSVTGALPQLDFEGHPVAETAEVVNRETLLVVMLETPTAIANAHEIAAVPGVDALLIGTSDLTMEMGIPGQPEHPDVIKAYETMLDACRTHGKFAGMGGVYDPAIMQRYVSMGVRMVLAGNDMAFLMAGARARAREVRALI, translated from the coding sequence ATGATCGAGTTGAAGAACCACGCCCTGGACAAACTGCGCGCCGGGGAGCTGTCGCTCGGCGTCGGCCTGCGCCAGGCGCGCACGGTCGATATCGGCAAGGCGATGAAGACCGCCGGCTTCGACTGGCTGTTCATCGACATGGAGCACAACTCCATGGACGTGGACACCGCGGTGCAGATCTGCGTCACCTCCCAGGATGCCGGCATCACCCCGATCGTCCGCGTCCCCGGCTTCCAGCATTTCCATGCGACCCGGGTGCTGGACGGCGGCGCCCAGGGCATCGTTGTCCCCCATGTGGACGACGCGGAGACGGCGGCGCAGATGGTGTCGAACATGCGCTATCCGCCGCTCGGCCACCGCTCGGTGACCGGCGCGCTGCCGCAGCTCGACTTCGAGGGCCATCCGGTGGCGGAGACCGCCGAGGTGGTGAACCGCGAGACCCTGCTGGTGGTGATGCTGGAGACCCCGACCGCCATCGCCAACGCCCACGAGATCGCCGCCGTGCCGGGAGTCGACGCCCTGCTGATCGGCACCAGCGATCTGACCATGGAGATGGGCATCCCGGGCCAGCCGGAACATCCCGACGTGATCAAGGCCTACGAGACCATGCTCGACGCCTGCCGGACCCACGGCAAGTTCGCGGGCATGGGCGGGGTCTACGATCCGGCGATCATGCAGCGCTATGTGTCGATGGGCGTGCGGATGGTGCTGGCCGGAAACGACATGGCGTTCCTGATGGCCGGGGCGCGGGCCCGCGCCAGGGAGGTCCGCGCCCTGATCTGA